A region from the Actinoplanes sp. OR16 genome encodes:
- a CDS encoding Crp/Fnr family transcriptional regulator, with protein sequence MTKYEPDSQGGIAGKGEAGYPKAGFWAALSANDQDNLKKLATLRAFAAETMIIKQEDEPRIVLVLLHGCVKVIARDTTGYQAILALRGPGDVIGEMSSIDGVARSAAVQAIGDVRALVLRSSDFRTYMRAHPDASDVLQRCISARLREADWYRTTATRPVATRLATVLLDLAERHGYPDGNGRIVIDLPLSQDDLAGLLSVSRRTVSRVMETWRKNEIVLTGRRSIVITNVDRL encoded by the coding sequence ATGACGAAATATGAGCCGGATTCGCAAGGTGGCATCGCAGGAAAGGGTGAGGCGGGATACCCGAAAGCGGGATTCTGGGCCGCGCTGTCCGCGAACGACCAGGACAACTTGAAGAAGCTGGCGACGCTTCGCGCCTTTGCCGCCGAAACAATGATCATTAAGCAGGAGGACGAGCCGCGGATCGTTCTCGTCCTCCTGCACGGATGCGTGAAGGTCATCGCCCGGGACACCACCGGGTACCAGGCGATTCTGGCGCTCCGCGGCCCCGGCGACGTGATCGGCGAGATGTCGAGTATCGACGGGGTCGCCCGCTCGGCGGCGGTACAGGCGATCGGCGACGTCCGCGCGTTGGTTCTGCGGTCGTCCGACTTCCGCACCTACATGCGCGCTCATCCGGATGCATCTGACGTGCTACAACGTTGCATTTCGGCCCGCCTCCGGGAGGCCGACTGGTACCGCACGACAGCCACCCGGCCCGTGGCCACGCGACTCGCGACGGTACTGCTGGATCTCGCGGAGCGGCACGGGTATCCCGACGGCAACGGCCGTATCGTGATCGACCTGCCGTTGTCGCAGGACGACCTGGCCGGACTGCTCTCGGTCTCTCGTCGCACTGTTTCGCGAGTGATGGAGACGTGGCGGAAGAATGAGATCGTCCTGACCGGCCGGCGGTCCATCGTGATCACCAATGTAGATCGACTCTGA
- a CDS encoding VWA domain-containing protein, which translates to MMADQLQMARRRGRTSLAAATAIALIWLLGVPPAPAAADPATLDQIEKAAGVDEIPADYVIMADTSSSMRSGDRYNGLRTSLRAFFAALSPADQVTLITFDDGARVVYQGQVGRAPDTLVGKLPASANGKATDIGAALEKATEALARPGAPALASVVLVTDGRHEPPSGSPYPLTEGYGWQQLRKQVERMDKQSLRAYALPLSGATGASLLGSVFDRPTRLNASSIGEVTRLLQTPKDESRKAKVRSALAGEQGKGIAVTWPAEVTRLSPGDNEVTLTVRSTTSVIPQDLVDMEVASENPAIRVRLGSTAISVPPGGTATVPAVITWDAGPHSLGYSDTVDVDAPLRLSGTASSPWTATLADELGIGFQPGLGGVDVTGHGSANLGRPWLYYLTLALAALLLALVLRGLYLRPSLYGVLAVTAPGGARSRISLSGRGRRATLSRSETGENHAIRTRVVRQGRAKRLRVDVDGATMILSPDGRRTHRSVQFEWLDGSQPAHPAGPQRPQHSALRRPSAPPSGATTQWLSSPQPGPAKPAPNGPSPTPPAQSPPPQSPSAQSRPSQSRPSQSRPTQGPPTQGPPAQNWAPPSPAGSMGQPPSSSPQAPPVSPVVPTARQQPGHPVSATPPPSAVDPDGDDELPVIDTDIARIE; encoded by the coding sequence ATGATGGCCGACCAGCTGCAAATGGCCCGGCGCCGTGGAAGGACATCGCTCGCCGCCGCGACCGCGATCGCGCTGATCTGGCTGCTCGGCGTTCCACCGGCGCCGGCAGCAGCCGATCCGGCCACGCTGGACCAGATCGAGAAGGCCGCCGGTGTCGACGAGATCCCCGCCGACTACGTCATCATGGCCGACACCTCGTCCTCGATGCGTTCCGGCGACCGGTACAACGGCCTCAGGACCAGCCTGCGGGCGTTCTTCGCGGCGCTGTCGCCGGCCGATCAGGTCACGCTCATCACCTTCGACGACGGCGCCCGCGTGGTTTATCAAGGGCAGGTCGGGCGGGCACCGGACACACTCGTCGGCAAGCTGCCGGCGAGCGCGAACGGCAAGGCGACCGACATCGGCGCCGCCCTGGAGAAGGCCACCGAGGCGCTCGCCCGCCCGGGCGCGCCCGCGCTCGCCAGCGTCGTGCTGGTCACCGACGGCCGGCACGAACCGCCGTCCGGCAGCCCGTACCCGCTCACCGAGGGCTACGGCTGGCAGCAGCTGCGGAAGCAGGTCGAGCGGATGGACAAGCAGAGCCTCCGGGCCTATGCCCTGCCGCTATCCGGCGCGACCGGCGCATCACTGCTGGGTTCGGTCTTCGACCGGCCGACCAGACTGAACGCCTCGTCGATCGGCGAGGTCACCAGACTCCTCCAGACGCCGAAGGACGAGTCGCGTAAGGCGAAGGTGCGCTCCGCGCTCGCCGGCGAGCAGGGCAAGGGCATCGCGGTCACGTGGCCGGCCGAGGTCACCCGGCTCTCACCCGGCGACAACGAGGTCACCCTGACCGTGCGGTCGACCACCTCGGTGATCCCGCAGGACCTGGTGGACATGGAGGTCGCCAGCGAAAACCCGGCCATCCGGGTACGGCTGGGCAGCACCGCGATCTCGGTACCGCCCGGAGGTACGGCCACGGTGCCGGCCGTGATCACCTGGGACGCCGGGCCACACAGCCTCGGCTACAGCGACACGGTGGACGTGGACGCGCCGCTGCGGCTGTCCGGCACCGCCTCGTCACCGTGGACCGCCACCCTCGCCGACGAACTCGGGATCGGCTTCCAGCCGGGGCTCGGCGGTGTGGACGTCACCGGTCACGGGTCCGCCAACCTCGGCCGCCCCTGGCTGTACTACCTCACGCTGGCGTTGGCGGCGCTGCTCCTAGCGCTGGTTCTCCGCGGGCTCTACCTGCGCCCTTCGCTGTACGGCGTGCTGGCGGTGACCGCACCGGGCGGCGCCCGGAGCCGGATCAGCCTGAGCGGGCGGGGCCGGCGGGCCACCCTGAGCCGGAGTGAGACCGGTGAGAATCACGCCATCCGGACCCGGGTCGTGCGTCAAGGCCGCGCGAAACGGCTGCGAGTCGATGTGGACGGCGCGACGATGATCCTCAGCCCCGATGGCCGCCGGACACACCGCAGTGTCCAGTTCGAGTGGCTCGACGGATCACAGCCGGCTCACCCGGCCGGTCCGCAGCGGCCGCAGCACTCGGCGCTGCGAAGGCCGTCCGCGCCGCCCTCGGGCGCGACCACCCAGTGGCTGAGCTCTCCTCAACCCGGCCCGGCGAAGCCCGCTCCGAACGGCCCCTCCCCCACCCCGCCCGCCCAGTCCCCGCCGCCCCAGTCCCCGTCGGCACAGTCCCGGCCGTCACAGTCCCGGCCGTCACAGTCCCGGCCTACACAGGGCCCGCCGACACAGGGCCCGCCGGCTCAGAACTGGGCGCCTCCGTCACCGGCGGGATCGATGGGGCAGCCACCCTCGTCGTCTCCGCAGGCCCCGCCCGTGTCACCCGTTGTGCCGACCGCGCGACAGCAGCCCGGCCATCCCGTCTCGGCCACGCCGCCGCCGTCCGCCGTCGACCCTGACGGCGACGATGAGCTGCCGGTCATCGACACGGACATCGCCCGCATCGAGTAA
- a CDS encoding VWA domain-containing protein, with protein MSQQILPFYLVCDESGSMSGAPVQAINDALPKLHQEIGSNPVVTDKTRFCLLGFSSKAEILLPLSDLSSVTSIPALKASGGTDYAKAFDLLRQTINDDVNNLKAQGHQVYRPAVFFLSDGFPNNNAWQQSYQSLTDPGWRPHPNILAFGFGQADQQTIQQVATTKAFMADGTLGPADALQEFAKSLIRSIVNSGTQSASDQSGGATLVMPDSVPGFTTISADPV; from the coding sequence ATGAGCCAGCAGATATTGCCGTTCTATCTGGTCTGCGACGAGTCCGGATCCATGTCGGGCGCGCCGGTTCAGGCGATCAACGACGCGCTGCCCAAGCTGCACCAGGAGATCGGCAGCAACCCGGTGGTCACCGACAAGACCCGCTTCTGCCTGCTCGGTTTCTCGAGCAAGGCCGAGATCCTGCTGCCGCTGTCCGACCTCAGCAGCGTGACGTCGATCCCGGCGCTGAAGGCCTCCGGCGGCACCGATTACGCGAAGGCGTTCGACCTGCTCCGACAGACGATCAACGACGACGTGAACAACCTGAAGGCCCAGGGACACCAGGTGTACCGGCCGGCTGTCTTCTTCCTCTCCGACGGATTCCCCAACAACAACGCCTGGCAGCAGTCCTACCAGTCACTCACCGACCCTGGCTGGCGGCCGCACCCGAACATCCTCGCGTTCGGTTTCGGGCAGGCCGATCAGCAAACCATTCAGCAGGTGGCGACCACGAAGGCCTTCATGGCGGACGGCACGCTGGGACCCGCCGACGCGCTGCAGGAGTTCGCCAAATCGCTGATCCGCTCGATCGTGAACTCGGGCACGCAGTCCGCGTCGGACCAGTCCGGCGGGGCCACCCTGGTCATGCCGGACAGTGTTCCCGGCTTCACCACCATCAGCGCGGATCCGGTGTGA